The following proteins come from a genomic window of Synechococcus sp. UW69:
- the crtE gene encoding geranylgeranyl diphosphate synthase CrtE, with protein sequence MSAEFDFKAYLGKAKERVETALDGSLGPERPESLREAMRYSLLAGGKRLRPILCLAACELAGGDASQALPTAVALEMIHTMSLIHDDLPAMDDDDLRRGRPTNHKVYGEAVAILAGDALLTRAFEMVALRSPDVPAERLLKVVGELSLVAGAPGLVGGQVVDLESEGKEVDLETLEYIHLHKTGALLSACVITGAMIGGADEALIKALRVYARGIGLAFQIIDDILDITASSEVLGKTAGKDLIADKTTYPKLLGLEESRHRADALVNEAKEALQPWAEKAVPLLALADFITSRDR encoded by the coding sequence ATGAGCGCCGAGTTTGATTTCAAGGCCTATCTCGGCAAGGCCAAAGAGCGGGTGGAAACGGCACTTGATGGATCCCTAGGTCCTGAGAGGCCGGAGTCCTTAAGGGAAGCGATGCGGTATTCGCTGCTTGCCGGTGGAAAGCGGTTGCGTCCAATTCTTTGCCTCGCCGCCTGCGAGTTGGCCGGGGGGGACGCATCGCAGGCTCTGCCGACTGCGGTGGCGCTTGAAATGATCCACACCATGTCGCTGATCCATGACGACCTGCCGGCCATGGATGACGATGACTTGCGGCGTGGTCGTCCCACCAATCACAAGGTGTACGGCGAAGCCGTTGCCATCCTCGCGGGTGATGCACTGCTGACCCGAGCCTTTGAAATGGTGGCACTGCGCAGTCCGGATGTTCCTGCTGAGCGTCTGCTCAAGGTGGTGGGAGAACTGTCGTTGGTGGCCGGTGCGCCAGGTCTGGTGGGCGGCCAGGTGGTGGATCTGGAAAGCGAAGGAAAGGAGGTGGATCTTGAAACCCTCGAGTACATCCACCTCCACAAAACGGGAGCTCTGTTGAGCGCTTGTGTCATTACTGGGGCCATGATTGGCGGCGCCGATGAAGCGCTGATCAAGGCCCTACGCGTCTACGCGAGGGGGATTGGCTTGGCGTTCCAGATCATTGACGACATTCTCGACATCACCGCCAGCAGCGAGGTGTTGGGCAAAACCGCCGGCAAAGATCTCATCGCCGATAAGACCACCTATCCCAAGCTTCTGGGGTTAGAGGAATCCCGCCACAGGGCTGACGCGTTGGTCAATGAAGCGAAAGAAGCTCTCCAGCCTTGGGCCGAGAAGGCGGTTCCCCTGCTCGCATTGGCCGACTTCATCACCAGCCGCGACCGATGA
- a CDS encoding RluA family pseudouridine synthase: protein MLDPWLMVVDKPAGLLTQPGLGPDQQDSVITRLQCKEQGLRLVHRLDRDTSGVLLLARSADALRRLSALFAERRINKLYQADVEGELLGRGCIASPLARLSRQPPRYGRHPEGRLALTLWKVCAACAHGTRIWLRPLTGRSHQLRAHLAELGHPIVGDPIYGDAARSFRLHLHSQALSFRHPFTHRRVRLISQEVPFATEF, encoded by the coding sequence ATGCTCGACCCTTGGCTGATGGTGGTCGATAAGCCCGCCGGCCTGCTGACGCAACCGGGCCTCGGGCCTGATCAACAGGACTCCGTGATCACCCGATTGCAGTGCAAGGAGCAAGGTCTGCGATTGGTTCACCGCTTGGATCGCGACACCTCGGGTGTGCTGCTGCTGGCCAGGAGTGCCGATGCCCTACGGCGGCTCAGTGCCCTATTTGCCGAACGTCGGATCAACAAGCTGTACCAGGCGGATGTTGAGGGGGAGCTCCTTGGCCGCGGCTGCATTGCTAGCCCCTTGGCACGACTGTCACGCCAACCCCCGCGCTACGGCCGCCATCCCGAGGGACGTCTGGCGCTAACCCTTTGGAAAGTCTGCGCTGCTTGTGCCCACGGCACGCGGATCTGGCTGCGCCCGCTCACGGGGCGCTCCCATCAGCTGCGGGCCCATCTGGCCGAGCTCGGACACCCCATCGTTGGTGATCCCATCTATGGGGATGCCGCTCGTTCGTTCCGCTTGCATCTGCATTCCCAGGCCTTGAGCTTTCGGCATCCCTTCACCCACCGACGCGTTCGTTTGATCTCGCAGGAGGTTCCCTTTGCAACTGAGTTCTGA
- the folD gene encoding bifunctional methylenetetrahydrofolate dehydrogenase/methenyltetrahydrofolate cyclohydrolase FolD produces MALRLDGKVLARDVERRLQSLIEQRLAEVGRPPGLAVLRVGEDPASAVYVANKEKACARIGVASFGDHLPGDTPAAVVLQTIERLNANPEVDGILLQLPLPGGLDEGPLLMAIDPEKDADGLHTLNLGRLLKGEPGPRSCTPAGVMALLRSNGIDPAGKRAVVIGRSILVGQPMALMLQAANATVTIAHSRTADLAAHSQEAEILVVAAGRPQFIGADHVRPGAAVVDVGIHRKPEGGLCGDVRADEIESIAGALSPVPGGVGPMTVTMLLVNTVVAWCRRHNIDHDLDDLVP; encoded by the coding sequence ATGGCCCTGCGTTTGGATGGCAAGGTGCTGGCAAGGGATGTGGAGCGTCGTCTTCAATCCCTGATCGAACAGCGTCTGGCTGAGGTGGGGCGACCGCCAGGGTTAGCGGTGCTGCGTGTCGGAGAGGATCCGGCCAGCGCCGTCTACGTCGCCAACAAAGAAAAGGCTTGTGCTCGGATTGGTGTGGCCAGCTTTGGCGATCACCTCCCCGGCGACACTCCTGCTGCGGTCGTGCTTCAGACCATTGAACGGCTGAATGCCAACCCGGAGGTGGATGGGATCCTGCTCCAGCTTCCGCTCCCTGGAGGCCTTGATGAGGGGCCACTGCTGATGGCTATTGATCCCGAGAAGGATGCAGATGGTCTGCACACGCTCAATCTCGGCCGGCTGCTTAAGGGGGAACCGGGCCCGCGCAGCTGCACCCCCGCAGGAGTGATGGCGTTGCTGCGCAGCAATGGAATCGACCCGGCGGGCAAGCGCGCTGTGGTGATCGGTCGAAGCATTCTTGTGGGACAACCGATGGCCTTGATGCTTCAGGCGGCCAACGCGACCGTCACCATTGCCCATTCCCGCACGGCAGATCTGGCGGCGCACTCCCAGGAGGCTGAGATTCTGGTTGTGGCGGCAGGGCGTCCCCAGTTCATCGGGGCAGACCACGTGCGGCCGGGTGCGGCTGTGGTGGATGTCGGTATTCACCGCAAGCCTGAAGGCGGTCTATGCGGTGATGTTCGCGCTGATGAAATCGAGTCGATCGCCGGTGCGCTCTCACCTGTCCCAGGAGGTGTCGGACCGATGACGGTCACGATGCTTCTGGTCAACACCGTGGTGGCGTGGTGCAGACGCCACAACATTGACCATGATTTGGACGATCTCGTGCCCTGA
- a CDS encoding MTH1187 family thiamine-binding protein, with amino-acid sequence MWVSVDLCVVPIGVGVSLSPYIAACERVIAATGLQHQLGPNGTAIEGPWEEVMACVRACHVELHGMGAPRLYTTLKLNTRTDRQQSFSEKVASVENLLSD; translated from the coding sequence ATGTGGGTCAGTGTTGACCTCTGCGTTGTGCCGATCGGCGTTGGCGTCAGTCTTTCCCCCTACATCGCCGCCTGTGAACGCGTGATTGCTGCCACGGGCCTTCAGCATCAGCTGGGTCCCAATGGCACCGCGATCGAAGGCCCCTGGGAGGAGGTCATGGCTTGTGTGCGCGCTTGTCACGTTGAGTTGCACGGCATGGGAGCCCCACGGCTCTACACAACCCTCAAGCTCAACACTCGAACCGATCGGCAGCAGTCGTTCTCCGAGAAGGTCGCTTCCGTTGAGAACCTCCTCAGTGATTGA
- a CDS encoding SemiSWEET family sugar transporter: protein MQLSSELVGYLAAGLTTVSFFPQAIKTLRSGDTKSISLGMYGLFTSGVALWSLYGLLVKDGPVLVANLITLVPAAVVLQRKIVGCR from the coding sequence TTGCAACTGAGTTCTGAACTCGTTGGCTACCTGGCCGCAGGCTTGACGACGGTCAGCTTCTTTCCGCAGGCCATCAAGACGCTGCGCAGTGGTGACACCAAGTCCATCTCGTTGGGCATGTATGGCCTCTTCACCAGTGGCGTTGCGCTTTGGTCGCTGTACGGCTTGCTGGTCAAGGATGGCCCTGTGCTGGTCGCCAACCTGATCACCCTGGTTCCGGCTGCCGTTGTGCTGCAGCGCAAGATTGTTGGATGCCGATGA
- a CDS encoding Nif11-like leader peptide family natural product precursor — protein sequence MSLDDLDQFLNLRDSDPGLAQALAQPMDLEQFLALAAERGYVLTEADVFAAQQREHRVRTAAELQQDQASESRRLRNFING from the coding sequence ATGTCTCTCGACGATCTGGATCAATTTCTGAACCTTCGTGACAGCGATCCTGGACTGGCCCAGGCCTTGGCACAGCCTATGGATCTTGAGCAGTTTCTTGCACTCGCTGCCGAGCGCGGATACGTCTTGACCGAGGCGGATGTCTTTGCGGCACAGCAGCGTGAACATCGCGTCAGAACAGCAGCGGAGCTTCAGCAGGATCAGGCCTCGGAATCGCGTCGCCTACGCAATTTCATTAACGGCTGA
- a CDS encoding ATP-dependent RecD-like DNA helicase, with protein sequence MTAAAELTADQQAAADAFASWLNQPVDGTPFVLSGFAGSGKTFLSMRLLRQVEASGLCWTVVAPTHKAVGVLRQALELEGLQPTWYPSTIHRLLRLKLKRSADAELCEPTEQTAMALENLGLVLIDEASMVDSTLLGIALQCAHPFKTRLVFVGDPAQLPPVGEENSPVFAMQRSCSATLTEVVRHQGPVLQLASGLREGRLPCQMPPLMPPIRSPQGQVCSLIQREWLDQARRALREASVQDNPDAARILCYTNRTLDRLVPHARRAIHGEMADQMPVLPGEVLISRTAVMAPASRDGEEAGEEPDMVLGSNREVTVRDIKPEACDLADFGLSSADGPVPVIETLSATVNAGDLELTLRLQPPIGSSGRQELDAVMHRLRKQARDAGKKNGRAIWRQYFLIRDAFASLGPAAVLTVHRSQGSSFGDVFVAPDVFRADPSIRQQLCYVAVSRARTGVWLLGGETSSDLRASWQREFDNAREPK encoded by the coding sequence GTGACCGCAGCCGCTGAGCTCACCGCTGATCAGCAGGCGGCGGCAGATGCCTTTGCGTCCTGGCTCAATCAGCCCGTTGATGGCACGCCGTTTGTGCTCAGTGGTTTCGCCGGCAGCGGCAAGACCTTCCTCTCGATGCGGCTGTTAAGGCAGGTGGAAGCCAGCGGATTGTGTTGGACCGTTGTGGCCCCAACCCACAAAGCGGTTGGCGTTTTACGCCAGGCGCTGGAGTTGGAGGGTCTCCAACCCACCTGGTATCCCTCCACCATCCATCGTTTGTTGCGGCTGAAGCTCAAGCGATCCGCTGACGCTGAACTCTGCGAACCCACAGAGCAGACGGCCATGGCCCTGGAGAACCTGGGTTTGGTGCTGATTGACGAAGCTTCCATGGTCGACAGCACCCTGCTGGGCATTGCCCTCCAGTGCGCCCATCCGTTCAAGACCCGTTTGGTGTTCGTTGGTGACCCCGCCCAGTTGCCACCGGTGGGAGAGGAGAACAGTCCCGTTTTTGCGATGCAACGGTCTTGTTCCGCCACGTTGACCGAGGTGGTTCGTCATCAAGGACCCGTGCTCCAGCTGGCCTCTGGTCTCCGGGAGGGTCGCTTGCCCTGCCAGATGCCGCCGCTGATGCCGCCGATTCGATCACCGCAGGGCCAGGTGTGCAGCTTGATCCAACGGGAGTGGCTGGATCAGGCCCGGCGTGCCTTGCGTGAAGCCTCGGTGCAAGACAACCCCGATGCTGCACGCATCCTCTGCTACACGAACCGCACCTTGGATCGTCTTGTGCCCCATGCGCGCCGTGCCATTCATGGGGAGATGGCGGATCAGATGCCGGTGCTGCCTGGTGAGGTGTTGATCAGTCGCACTGCGGTGATGGCACCGGCCTCAAGGGATGGTGAAGAGGCCGGCGAAGAACCCGACATGGTGTTGGGTTCCAACCGCGAAGTGACTGTGCGTGACATCAAGCCGGAGGCCTGTGATCTGGCGGATTTCGGCCTGTCGTCAGCCGACGGTCCCGTGCCTGTGATCGAGACGCTGTCTGCGACGGTGAATGCCGGGGATCTGGAACTCACCCTGCGCCTGCAGCCTCCGATCGGAAGTTCCGGTCGTCAGGAGCTTGATGCGGTGATGCACCGCCTGCGCAAGCAGGCCCGTGATGCCGGTAAAAAAAACGGGCGAGCGATCTGGCGTCAGTACTTTTTGATTCGCGATGCTTTCGCTTCGCTTGGTCCTGCAGCTGTGCTCACGGTGCACCGCAGCCAAGGCAGCAGCTTTGGGGATGTTTTTGTGGCGCCAGATGTGTTCCGGGCGGATCCCTCGATTCGTCAGCAGCTCTGTTACGTCGCTGTGTCCCGTGCTCGCACGGGGGTCTGGTTGCTCGGCGGGGAGACGTCGTCTGACCTGCGCGCCTCATGGCAGCGCGAATTCGACAACGCGAGAGAACCCAAATGA
- a CDS encoding HDIG domain-containing metalloprotein, whose amino-acid sequence MVRVPRLSSLRRNWLRLEGPGSRLLRWTRLQAFVVLLLCLSVAAVSSLPWLIKPELQPGSLAPFDAIAPKDVLVQDNTALEQQRASLVARSVVQVIDQDQNQRLKQRLEQQLLQLQEITNTGSGARIGPVNLSEPEQKWLEQRSEQEHLAWDVAVRSTANRMLSQGLVSNLAVEQLRRAADLQLKAVALKEPASRSLATKVLTSTLRGSSNLRTDPNLSKQLIEEQLTKQAIPTIQVRKGDLITRKGEPISPQAYDVLDYFGRVRREPQPLIWFQRFVEAAAGCAAMLLVMRRERPGLEVRHALLAVGLLLLVQVAKLWFKGTVSPLAVLVPPTLVLAEGLGTGCGLVWMGVAALLWPEPVQGLGDGRLLVAATVAAAGALIAGRQRSRGQLLQLTVLLPIGALVGQWLLLQLQPLTGLRLWGSLNPSLDELATDTLLLGVLLMLSLLLIPILEGSFGLLTRARLLELADQERPLLRRLSCEAPGTFEHTLMICGLAEEGARAIGADVDLIRTGSLYHDVGKLHAPDWFIENQKDGPNPHDALDDPQASAAVLQAHVDEGLKLARRHRLPRPIADFIPEHQGTLKMGYFFHKAQERGGAVEERRFRYRGPEPRSKETAILMLADGCEAALRSLPPDTSDAQAVDTVRRIVESRQRDGQLRKSSLNRSEVELVIRAFVQVWRRMRHRRIPYPIPARR is encoded by the coding sequence TTGGTTCGCGTTCCACGGCTGAGCAGCCTCAGGAGGAACTGGCTGCGGCTCGAGGGCCCAGGGAGCCGCCTGCTGCGCTGGACGCGCTTGCAAGCCTTCGTCGTTCTGCTGTTGTGCCTATCTGTGGCGGCCGTCTCAAGCCTGCCTTGGCTGATCAAACCAGAACTCCAGCCGGGATCGCTGGCACCATTTGACGCCATCGCACCGAAAGATGTCCTGGTTCAGGACAACACCGCCCTTGAGCAGCAGCGCGCCTCTCTGGTGGCGCGATCAGTGGTCCAGGTCATCGATCAAGACCAGAACCAACGACTTAAACAACGCCTGGAACAGCAACTGCTTCAGCTGCAGGAGATCACCAACACCGGTTCGGGAGCCCGGATCGGGCCGGTCAACCTGTCCGAGCCGGAGCAGAAGTGGCTGGAACAACGCAGCGAACAGGAGCATCTCGCCTGGGATGTCGCGGTGCGAAGCACTGCAAATCGGATGCTCAGCCAAGGACTGGTCAGCAATCTGGCCGTTGAGCAATTGCGCCGGGCTGCCGACCTTCAACTGAAGGCTGTCGCACTGAAGGAGCCGGCGTCCCGATCCCTGGCCACCAAGGTGCTGACCAGCACCCTGCGCGGGAGCAGCAACCTGCGCACCGACCCGAACCTGAGCAAACAGCTGATCGAAGAGCAGCTGACCAAACAGGCCATCCCGACGATCCAAGTGCGCAAGGGAGATCTGATCACCCGCAAAGGCGAACCGATCAGTCCCCAGGCCTACGACGTGCTCGATTATTTCGGCCGCGTGCGCCGCGAACCCCAACCTTTGATTTGGTTTCAGCGGTTCGTGGAAGCTGCTGCTGGCTGCGCAGCAATGCTGTTGGTGATGCGGCGCGAACGGCCTGGCCTGGAGGTACGCCACGCCCTGCTGGCGGTGGGACTTCTTCTCCTGGTGCAGGTCGCCAAACTCTGGTTCAAGGGAACCGTGAGCCCGCTCGCCGTTCTGGTGCCACCCACCCTGGTGCTGGCTGAAGGTCTCGGTACAGGCTGCGGTTTGGTCTGGATGGGTGTAGCCGCTCTGCTCTGGCCGGAACCCGTGCAGGGTCTGGGAGATGGTCGCCTTCTTGTGGCAGCAACGGTCGCTGCAGCTGGTGCCTTGATCGCGGGCCGTCAACGCAGCCGCGGACAGCTCCTTCAACTAACGGTGCTGCTGCCGATCGGTGCCCTCGTGGGCCAATGGTTGCTGCTGCAACTACAGCCCCTCACGGGCCTGCGGCTCTGGGGAAGCCTGAATCCCAGCCTGGATGAACTAGCCACCGACACCCTGCTGCTCGGGGTGCTGCTGATGCTCAGCCTGCTGCTGATCCCCATTCTCGAGGGATCCTTCGGATTACTGACCCGGGCGCGGCTGCTGGAACTGGCGGATCAGGAACGCCCCCTGCTGCGGCGCCTCTCCTGCGAAGCCCCTGGAACGTTTGAACACACCCTGATGATCTGCGGCCTGGCGGAGGAGGGGGCGCGGGCCATCGGTGCGGACGTGGATCTGATCCGGACCGGCTCGCTGTATCACGACGTCGGCAAACTGCATGCGCCGGACTGGTTCATCGAGAACCAGAAAGATGGCCCCAATCCCCACGACGCACTGGACGATCCCCAGGCGAGTGCAGCGGTGCTCCAGGCCCACGTGGATGAGGGGCTGAAGCTGGCGCGGCGCCACCGACTGCCCCGGCCCATCGCCGATTTCATCCCTGAGCACCAGGGCACCTTGAAGATGGGCTACTTCTTCCACAAGGCCCAGGAGCGCGGCGGGGCGGTTGAGGAACGCCGCTTTCGGTACAGAGGCCCCGAACCTCGCTCCAAAGAAACAGCAATTTTGATGCTGGCTGACGGATGTGAGGCAGCCCTGCGATCCCTTCCTCCCGACACCTCTGATGCGCAGGCGGTGGACACGGTGCGACGAATCGTGGAGTCACGACAGCGGGATGGACAACTGCGCAAAAGCAGCCTCAACCGCAGCGAAGTGGAATTGGTGATCCGTGCCTTCGTACAGGTGTGGCGACGGATGCGCCACCGCCGCATTCCCTATCCGATTCCAGCGCGACGTTGA
- a CDS encoding GAP family protein translates to MAEPRIWTELLTYGIGVALSPIHIVLMLLLLLGESPLRRGGLFLGGWLLTSALAVIGLLTLGHGLLLDMTQGSDHRTGLDLIGGGALIALGGRELVRGVLENGAAPSWSSAVDRFAAMPLPLLLLISSVTEVISPDDLLLFAKSAAVILAAQLPLREEIACSAGFSAAASALLVIPFLAVLAGRQRVLPLLQNGKAALLRRGELVVGSLSFGLGAYLGWQGISGLMIS, encoded by the coding sequence ATGGCGGAACCCAGGATCTGGACGGAGCTGCTGACCTACGGGATTGGCGTGGCACTCTCGCCCATTCATATCGTTCTGATGCTGCTACTGCTGCTGGGGGAGTCGCCCCTGCGGCGTGGTGGGTTGTTTCTGGGTGGGTGGCTGCTGACCAGCGCCCTGGCAGTTATCGGGCTGCTGACTCTTGGACATGGACTACTCCTGGACATGACCCAGGGATCCGACCACCGAACAGGCCTTGATCTGATTGGCGGTGGAGCCTTAATCGCCCTGGGCGGGCGTGAACTGGTTCGAGGCGTGCTGGAAAACGGAGCAGCCCCGTCCTGGAGCAGTGCCGTGGATCGCTTTGCAGCAATGCCACTTCCCTTGCTGTTACTAATCAGCAGCGTCACAGAAGTCATCAGTCCCGACGACCTGCTGCTGTTCGCCAAGAGCGCAGCCGTGATTCTTGCCGCACAGTTGCCTTTGCGTGAAGAAATTGCCTGCAGCGCAGGGTTCAGCGCCGCGGCCAGTGCCCTACTTGTGATTCCATTTTTGGCTGTGTTAGCCGGACGTCAGCGGGTCCTGCCGCTTCTGCAAAACGGCAAAGCAGCCCTTCTCCGACGCGGAGAACTGGTGGTGGGAAGCCTGAGTTTCGGGCTAGGGGCCTATCTGGGCTGGCAGGGCATCAGTGGGCTGATGATCAGCTGA
- a CDS encoding divergent PAP2 family protein — MIEAIPSHAVVQEVFDNSSLTWGLMACGVAQLSKLFLELLLHRRWRPAVLIETGGMPSSHSALVTGTAACVGWTLGFDHPLFALAAMVAFVVMYDASGIRRAAGLTAERVNGLPDSLWPEPHAKPLKESLGHSRLQVLVGSLMGPAIALPGLVYLGSPLHLVARLGAGLG; from the coding sequence ATGATCGAAGCCATTCCCTCCCACGCTGTTGTGCAGGAGGTGTTCGACAACAGTTCGCTGACCTGGGGCTTGATGGCCTGCGGTGTAGCTCAGTTGTCCAAACTGTTCCTTGAGTTGCTGCTGCACCGCCGTTGGCGTCCGGCGGTGCTGATTGAAACCGGTGGCATGCCCTCCAGCCACTCCGCCCTGGTTACAGGGACGGCGGCGTGTGTTGGATGGACCCTTGGTTTTGATCACCCCCTGTTCGCCCTCGCGGCGATGGTGGCGTTTGTCGTGATGTACGACGCCAGCGGCATTCGTCGCGCTGCCGGGCTGACGGCGGAACGGGTCAACGGCCTGCCTGATTCGCTTTGGCCGGAGCCCCATGCGAAGCCGCTTAAGGAAAGCCTGGGCCACAGTCGGCTGCAGGTGCTGGTGGGCAGCCTGATGGGCCCCGCCATCGCCTTGCCCGGCTTGGTGTATCTGGGATCACCGCTGCATCTGGTGGCCCGTCTTGGAGCGGGGCTGGGGTGA
- a CDS encoding TIGR02466 family protein, producing MALHWLFPTPVLQADLEPDVATAAAMQQQLEQFDAQVYQHPEFSDRNNLTGDLLGHAGLDQLHRMDAFQWLNAQLSVHVSDYLRALLGNDHGLVAHIQKAWPVVCARDGGTIDLHSHRNAQLSAVFYVLADPANESGELEFEAPDDYFSHVMAIPYRDAAVSGGVFAPTPHRLLLFPSDLRHRVLPYEGGGPRYSVSYDLAITTAPGKGREMRTPHPMDWVPLGIKDSA from the coding sequence ATGGCGCTGCACTGGCTGTTTCCAACACCCGTTCTGCAGGCGGATCTTGAACCGGATGTCGCGACGGCCGCAGCCATGCAGCAACAGCTTGAGCAGTTCGACGCGCAGGTGTATCAGCACCCTGAGTTCAGCGATCGCAACAACCTCACGGGAGATTTGTTGGGCCACGCCGGCCTGGATCAGTTGCATCGTATGGATGCGTTCCAGTGGCTGAACGCTCAGTTATCTGTTCACGTGTCGGACTATCTCCGTGCGCTCCTGGGGAACGATCACGGCCTTGTGGCGCACATCCAAAAAGCCTGGCCTGTGGTTTGTGCCAGAGATGGCGGAACAATTGATTTGCACAGCCATCGCAATGCTCAGTTGAGTGCGGTGTTTTATGTGTTGGCAGATCCGGCGAACGAGAGTGGGGAGCTTGAATTTGAGGCTCCCGACGATTACTTCAGCCATGTGATGGCGATTCCCTATCGCGATGCCGCCGTCTCCGGTGGTGTTTTCGCGCCGACGCCCCACCGGCTGTTGTTGTTCCCTTCGGATCTTCGGCATCGGGTGCTCCCCTATGAAGGGGGAGGACCCCGCTATTCGGTCTCCTATGACCTCGCCATCACCACGGCGCCAGGGAAGGGACGCGAGATGCGAACACCCCACCCCATGGATTGGGTCCCACTCGGCATCAAGGACTCGGCCTGA
- a CDS encoding carbohydrate ABC transporter permease: MRTSTARAVQLVLLILLALLVLTPLLWLVSTSLKGPAEDIFSSPPALLPAQPSFDAYVRLFQDNPLTTYLFNSTVVSGLAVLANLLFCSLAAYPLARLRFAGRGLVLGLVVATILIPFQVVMIPLYLLMVQLGLRNTLLALVIPQAATAFGLYLLRQSFLGVPKELEEAARIDGCSRLGEWWNVMIPAAKADLITLAMFVFIGTWSDFLWPLVILDDPSLYTLPLGLQQLSSSFSLDWRIVAAGSVVSILPVLLLFVLLQRFILPNASGDAVKG; this comes from the coding sequence ATGCGCACCTCCACCGCCCGGGCTGTTCAGCTGGTGCTGCTGATTCTTCTTGCGCTGCTGGTGCTCACGCCGTTGCTCTGGTTGGTGAGCACCTCGCTCAAGGGTCCGGCGGAAGACATCTTCAGCAGTCCGCCGGCGTTGTTGCCCGCCCAGCCGAGCTTCGATGCCTACGTCCGGCTGTTTCAAGACAATCCCCTCACCACCTATCTGTTCAACAGCACCGTGGTGAGTGGCCTGGCGGTGCTGGCCAACCTGCTGTTCTGCTCCCTTGCCGCCTACCCCTTGGCCAGGTTGCGCTTCGCCGGCCGAGGCCTGGTGCTGGGCTTGGTGGTGGCCACGATCCTGATTCCTTTTCAGGTGGTGATGATTCCGCTGTATCTGCTGATGGTTCAGTTGGGGTTGCGCAACACCCTGCTGGCCTTGGTGATCCCCCAGGCGGCCACTGCTTTTGGTCTTTATCTCCTGCGCCAAAGCTTTCTTGGCGTTCCCAAGGAACTCGAGGAGGCGGCACGGATTGACGGTTGCAGTCGCTTGGGGGAATGGTGGAACGTGATGATCCCGGCTGCCAAAGCTGATCTCATCACCCTGGCGATGTTTGTCTTCATCGGCACTTGGAGTGATTTTCTCTGGCCTCTGGTGATTCTTGACGACCCATCGCTTTACACACTCCCTTTGGGTCTGCAGCAGCTGTCCAGCAGCTTTTCACTGGATTGGCGGATCGTTGCGGCCGGATCGGTGGTGTCAATCCTGCCGGTTCTATTGCTATTCGTGCTGTTGCAGCGCTTCATCCTGCCCAATGCCAGCGGGGATGCTGTGAAGGGATGA